The Macaca fascicularis isolate 582-1 chromosome 5, T2T-MFA8v1.1 genome segment ATACACAGAAGACCTCCCCAATTACCAGGTGAGTTTAGGATGAACTATGTATGACTAATGGTTTGTAcagaagggaggcaggagaatggggtctGGAGGCAGAGAACTTAAGGCCAATTTGTGCTgatttcctaaaagaaaaaaaaaacaaggtctggaggcagggacCCTAAGGCCAATTAAGGCAAACTTCCAACAgctaaaccaaaagaaaaaaatcccatctcCCCACACCTGAGTAGCAAAGGCTCAAAGGCTACTCTCCCTACAACCCTTCCCCTTCTACCACTTCTCAGATGGAAAGGGAAGGTGCCTTGGAGTGGCTGCAGGCCAAGCACCGGCCATCCCTTCATCTGCATAGGGTGCCAATTTACCTAAGCCTTTAGTTAGCCACGGACCAAATCCTTCATCCAGATCAGTGGTAGCTGATAGGGACCTCAAAAGGAGTAGTTAAAACCCAGAAAACTTCGTAACCACGACCTTGAGTCATTTGCTCACGCCCACACCCACTTTATTCCTTACCTTAATAAATTTCTGCTTTTGATGCTTCCTTCCTGTGTTCCTTTGTTACCTTGTGCATTTTGTTCAATTATTTGTTCAAGTTGCCAAGGACCTGGACAACTCACTCACGGTCTTCCTTCTGGGAACAGAAGTACAGGTAGATGTGGATGCATGTGATTGGTGCTTAAACTCACACAGTGCCCCACACCACAGGAGAAAAACACACAGTTACAGCCTGTGTGTCCAAATTAGGTCCAGATTAGGTCCAAAGACAAATAGCAAAACAAGAAGATTGCCTTTAATCTTTTCCCTCCACTTCTAAACTCTGGAGGACAAGGCGGTGAAGAGATCTGAAGACATGGTGCTCTCTCCTCCTGTGGCCCCCACATTCTTTGTTTACTGTCTGGTATTTGAAAGGAAGAGGAACCTTTGATAGAGGAGGTGGTCGGAGGCTGGTTAGGCAGGTAGAGACAAAGGGTCTGGGGAGAAGGAAAACACCTGTAGGACCGCACCTGCACCACCCCTGTAGCTAGCAGGAAGAAATGTGGTTAAGAACTTCCTCTAAGGCCAGGAAGTTGCTCCAAAGGGACTGTCCCAACTTAGGCACAGGCGCAAtaaatcaatctaagtgtcttTAACTTGACCCAGCTCATTATAAGGTCATTAATATGACATTAGCATTGTGGTTTTAGCTCCCCCCGCCCCAAGTTTCACTTAGGCACTCATGGGTAACAACCAAAACGGAGTCACTGTGGCCAATTCCAAGCATCCGCAGATGCAACACCCTTAGTGGGGAACTTTACCCATCCCATTTGGGCAGAACCCACAGAAGACATACTTGTTCTTGCCACATAAAAGACCTAGACCTCAGCCTCATTTCTGGCAACCTGCTTTCAGGTCCCCTCTTGCTTCTGAGaactttccttttgcttaataaatcTTACTTTGCCTTACTCACTCTCTGGCACCCGTGTGCTTCATTTTTTTTGGTCGTGGCACAAGAGTTCCGACCTGGCTCAATCAAGGAGACCACCACATCTCCACCAAACAGTAACTGGGAAACCGTGGTCTTCACGTGGATACTCTCAGCTTGCAGCCCCTGGTCTCTCTGGGGGCACTGTCCCACCCACCCTTGAGCCTGAGAAAAGTTGGTAGAGAGGCTGGTCCCTTACTTCCAGCAGAAAAGAAGTGTTCAGGCCCTCACTTCCCTGATGGAAGACAGGCCCTCATGGCTGCACTCAATGTGGCAGCCACCTGCCATATGTAGCTACTGGGCACCTGGAATGTGACTGGTTTGAAGTAAAATGTGCTGCAAACATAAAATACACCGTGAGTGTAGAAGAATTAGATCagaaatatactttatttctaaCTGTATATTGATCACATATTAATACAATATTTTGGATACAATGGATTAAAAATTATTACCAACAATTTcactctaaaaattatttttgacgTGGCTAATAAAAAACGGAAAATTCAcaaatagctaacattttatattttagaggaTTGCTTCCCTCTTAAATCAGGTCTCCTACTCAAAAGACTAGCGGCCAGAAGGGTTATGAAAtctaaactattaaaataattgtcATTATATTGCTTCCACTTGTGAAAaagtgtgtgcctgtgcatgcatgtgtgtgtgtgtgcgtccgTATCTacgtgtgcgcgcgtgtgtgtacGTCTGTGTGTCCGTGCGTGCGTGTATTTTATAAGTGGACATAACCTTACACACAAGGTCAAAAAGGGACCCCTGGGCTGCTTCAGGTCAAGCCCGGAGAGAAAGCCCTGCCTGAAAGGGCCTGGAGGCCCCAGCTTGTCACTCTTGCCTCATCAGTGGAGTGTGTGGTCGCGATTTCTGTTACTCAAGGCCTGAGGGCGGGGATTGGAGTATTATCCAATCAGAGTGTCGGACTGAGAACTGCCCAATCAGGCGCGCAGCCAGAGAGGAGGCGGTGGCTTCCGGGATCTGGCGGGGCCTTTTCCTATGGCTCCTGCCAGGGCTTGGGTTAGGGCTACTGTTGTTTGCGTCCTCGGCTCCGGGAGGCCTGGGGGATTCggcagcagcctcagcctcccgtcgCTCAGTGACCAGCGGGTATTGGATGATTTGTAGCTAAGACTCCCGGATCCCCTGAAGTGGGGAAATGGTGAGTGTGCCGGGCGGGGCGTCGCGAGGCTGTGGGGGCCTCATCGGCAGCGGCGGGAAATGGCGGCGGCGGGACAGAGTCTGTGAACGGAGTCCCCGCTGCCGCCGCTCAGCGCTCGGTCCTCAGTCCCCTCCGGTGAGGGACCCGGGCTCCTGTCGGTCCCCGCAGGGCGGCTTTGCCCAGCCTGCAGCCCTCCTCGTTCAGCTCTGCGCCCGCAGCCCCGCACCTTCCCCGGGCTGTGGGGTGAGGAGCTCACCGGGAAGACCCCGGCCGTGCGCGGGAACCGCGTGGGAGGAGCTGTGGTCCGGGGTCCTGTCCCTACTTTACCCTTTTCAGAATGAGATGGAGGCCCCGTCAAAACACAGAGTTCATGTGAGCAAACAGGACTCATTAATGGGACAGCGCCGGCCATGGCTCGTGGTTTGGGGGCTGCCAGTTGGTCTTGAAGGAAAGGCTTTTGTGAGGTGTGTGAGGAAGGGAAGCCATTCACCCGCCCGCCCCAACTTTCCCACCAGTCCCCTTGCCCTGAGCGCCTCCTCCGCGTGGCTGTTCCTGAGCGGCATCTTTTAGAATACGCTGGTGTCGTGTGCACAGCGCTTCGCTGAGTTCTGTGAGTAGTTCTGCCACATTATGGAACTTGAGGAGGGTGTGGGCGCCCCTGGTTTGTTGCAGACGTTCAGAAATGAAGACGGGTGTCCAGAGGCAGGGACTGGCGTCTGCAGGGGGGCAGTTGCGGGAAGAGCGCGGAGCTTGTGGGTCTGCGCTGACTCTGGCTGGGGTCGTTAGTGAGTTGCTGGACACCCCGTTGGGGTTGGAGCATTGGCTGGTGTTGAGGAAACTCCGCAAGTTTTCTGTCAGAAGAAAGACGTGGCTGAGCCTGGGCGGGAGGAAGATGCCTGGTGTCTGCCGGAGGCGCGCCTGGATTTTGCACATGCGCGGTCCCGCTGGGCACTGTCGGGTTCCTCCAGGTCTCCTCCCGGGGAGAGGGGACTCAGAACTCAGAGGAAAGGAGTTCTGAGGAACATCCCTTCCCTTCACCCTGCTGCCAGCCCCCACCCAATGCTAACCCACTCCTGAGCGCGCCCACCGGGTATTCGCATTGCCCCACTCCTCCCAGTACAGGGTTCCACCCTCAGGAATTGTGCCCATGGCTGCTTTGCTCCTAGCGTTTTCTGCCAAAAACACACGCAGTGCCCAGAAGTCTCCTGGCTCATCTCAACCGCAGACACTGGATCTGTAGCAGGAACTTGCTTCCTTCACCTACCCAGCCTTCTGGACCGCCTGATCCTAATCTCTTCTGTCTTTATAGATACAGGAATCAGAGCAtagccctgcctcagcctgtacCTGTAGTACAAACCAGTGCTTTAGTCAGTCCTGCCCTGCTGCCACCCATGGCTcttgatagcttctttctctcttctgctttttccTTCCCCACAAATTCTCTACGGTGTCCATCCCTCAGGTGCCTATGAGAATTCAGACATAGTGAGTTCAAGACAAGGTCTTTAGGCCTGGATGTTGTAGGAGCAAACACAAATTAGAAGAGGCTTAATGCTTTCTCTTTAGAATGAGGGAAGAATTTTtgctcttctcccttttcttaaaGCATTTAGGTTGAGaacttatatatttaaatattttctttgcttctttgaaatatatgtaaGTCATTTTTTATCAGTTAAATaggtcatttgtcttttttggcTCCAAATTGCCTTCATCTGGGACCTGGGAACTATTGCTTTGAAATGTAAATAGCAAGAACATACCACCCTATTTCACAGTTTCTGTAGGAGACTAGGAGGCTGCCTTCAGCAGGTACCTAGCCACATTGCAAATCTACATCCTGTCATGAAGATGtggatgtttttttctttaattattagaaaaaattagaaaacccaGATGACCTCTCAGATTACAAGGTGAAATTATAATAAATCGTGTATAGCAAATGGTGCTTTCAAGGCTTCTACTTGAGATTTAATTATGGTGACTTTCTGTGTTTGCATTCTCTTAGATTGCTTGTGATGCACATcacattttgatttaattatacaacaaaacattttcttgCGGTTCTGTTATTGTGGAGACTTTTTTAGGATTGCAGatgttttagcttttatattttccaCACACTGTCCAGAATTACCAGATGTTGTACACAAAATGTCCAGCAGTCTTCACTTCAGAAAACATTCTTTCTTAAGATTCCAGTCACAACCTAAAATTGTGCGGCAAAGTGTTTCCCAAATCTGCAAACAGAATGGTCTCTCTCTTGGGATCTACAGTCCTTTCTAGAGCAGTTAGActaaatttctacaaaaataacttttcagaACAGTAATCAGTTATTTCACCTCCTTCAGTGCTCCTGGCATCTTCCATTCTGACACTGATTTCAGAGATTTGGGGCCCATAAACCTAACCAGAATCACACATACGCATCGATTAAACCTGAGAAATTCTGCTCCCTCCCACTTCCCCTTCCCCAAATGCCCACAAATGTGCATAGCTCACCAGCCCTCCAAGACCTAAATGTGCAGTTCTAGATTCTGAATTTATGTCCTGGAATTTGATAAAAGAACTTTTATCTGAGAAATAtaagtttttaaatgtatcaGACCCAGAGATGTGTTAAAAAGAGACCACACTCACATACTGTTCCCCTCCTTGAACTATTTGTCTTTTGAAATTGCTTGCTATTGCCACAGGTGTCTGTAAATTAACCTAATAATGCCACGCTGGACACTATAACCCATATCCTATAGCTTAACTATGTATATGACCAATCACTAACCAATGTTACTTCTATAAACCAGTAAGAATATCTGACACCTTTCTATCAGTCTGCTCTCTGGCttcctttttgcctttaaaaatatgcTTGTAACTGCTTCTAATTGGAGtgtatattcagggcaacttTATACTCCAGGATTGCAGTCTTCAAGCTTTGGCTCAAACTCTGTACTTATGTTTAccccaattttttccttttagctcAAAATATTCTTTAGAATGTGTTGAAGGAGGCTTCATGAGGTCTTTCCTCTGATTTTACTCTGCTTCCTATAACTCAAGAATGCAGCACACATTGATCTCACCTAGAATCTGCACGTAAAAGCTGGCCTCTGCCTAAGAGTCACAAGACAGGGCCAGACTGTGGGTTGAAGAGATACAGAAAAGTCACAGAAGGTGTTTTCTGCATCATGAGAGGTCAACATAGACATCTTAAGCCCCACTTTCAGAGTGGAGCCCTTTGAGTTTTCTGGATCTTGTCCAGTGACCTGCTACAGCTGTGTAAGAGGCTTCTGGTGTGAACACAATGCTGTGACAGAATCTGTAAATGTAAACAAGCACCTTAGCAGTGGGAAGTCAAGGCCACTAAATATCCAGAGCCATAATCCCAACTATGCCTCCCTGTGTTACTAGAGTACTTTTGTCCTTCCCCTGCCTGAGTTAGCTGATCAGGGACAGGGGATATCACATCCGGATCCAGGATCTGCAGCTCCATCAGGGCAGTTCCATTTTCTGTTTGCACCCCGCAAAGTCAGCCTGAGTCTCTCCTGCCTGGATCACTATGGGGGCATCAGCCTAGGGTCACTGGGGACACTCTCAGCAGCGTCAGTGAGTATTTGAGACATTTGAGGATGTCCTGTGCAGACTGGGGTCAGTGTTTCATATGGTCATTAGGAAAAGAGATGAAATAGTCATGGTCCCTACCATCAAGGAACTTGCATTCTAGAGCAcatgaataaatgattaaattcAGTGTCATGTATTCAGTACAAAGATGAAAACTGTACAGGAGACTTAAGCTTCATTTGGGTTACTTCCCTTTTATTGTTTGGTGAGTTTTGATGCCACCACCTGCAGGGCTGTTTATGGACAAAAGAGAAGTCATTATTTGTATTGTGTTTGCCTTGCTAAGAATAAATATTTAGCTTCAAATATAATTGGTCGGGAAAAACAAAAGGGTTTTGGTTAAATTCCTTGTTATTGTATGTTACAGATGGGGAAGTGGcaaaatagataaaaaattacacaaactcTGGGAATCAAATTTCTCTTGGACGGGcttagaaaagacaaaactgaaaCTACTTAGTGGCCTAGAAAGCAGAAGCCTAGGGCCCATTTTCTGTCCCAACTCTGCCCAGATCCACCATCTACTGAACGTTGTCCAGGTCTGACCCCACACTGCAATGCCTCACAGAACTGCTTAGAGAAGATGAGAGTTTGGGGTAGCTATTCGTACTCTCTCCAGAGCTGGTGCTCCCAATTTCCTGAAACCCAAAAGCAGATAAATGGGGAAAAGCAATGTACTTTGGGgccttaaattattttacaaaaaattaaaaccagtaTTTCTAGAGACATCCCATCCAGCAACCTGTTCTCCATCTTTGCAGTTTCAGTGGATTTTTCACAAGTCTCATAGtaactacaaacacaaaaataaaaaattcctgaattgtacttaaaattttcttctatgtCTGTCCCATTTATCTACATTGAGCTattattctatgtattttttttaaaatcaccgataggaaaacaagaaaaaacagaaaatgctggGACCCTGCATTTAAATCCTGGGAAGTATGACACACTTTGTACCCACCTCCCAGGATGCTATGAGAATTAGCACACATCATATGAGcttcccagcacagtgctctgtTACATACTCCTGAGCACATAGTACATGCTCCATAAATATCGCATTAATGCATGTGGATGTGCTGTTTTTCAAATGCAGACTTACTCAGACATTGCAATCATCTCCAGCCTCTGTAACCTTTAAAGGGCTTGCAGAGAATGCCATCTTTCAGGATGATGATTGCTGGTCTTGTCTTCAGATGAAAAGTATTTGTATTGTGATAAGGGTGTTGGGGTAAGGGACTCTGCTGTGTCTGCTTTCTCTAGCTGAGTGGTACTGTAATGGATCTAGGGGGAGGAGCATCAGCATTAACGGGAGACTTGCTGTAAAAAGCTAATTCGTGGACCCTTTTCAAACCTGCAGAATTGTGTAACTTACAGTGAGGCCTAGAATACCAAATTTATATGCACATTGAAGCTTGAGAGGCAATGTTTAACTAAGTGACCCTCAGCCCAGTCTTCCAGTAGAATCACATGGCAGTTTGAAGAGAAACAGTCACCTGTTCCCTCCCTACAGATCCTGTTAAGTTTCTTGTGTGACATTAACAGCAAGGCCAGGGTCAAGCGTGAGGGCTTCCATACTTTAATGAGACGTGAGTTCACCTTTTGTTCCAGGAGGTCATAGGACCTGCTTTGCTCCATTTTGGTAGGGACAGGTGAGTGTAGCCTATATTCCTACTGCAGCAACAAAAATTGCTGGCATGCCCTCCTTTTTCCTCAGAGTTATAGAATACTTTAGATAACATTACTGTGTTAAAAGTCATTTTATCAGATAATTCCAGTCAGTCCCATAAGTCACAACTAGTTCTCTTATTTCACTTATGGTCAAATTAAGAACTCTGTCACatgataaatatatgttttcaggAACTCTTAACATTCAGGGATGTGGCCATAGAATTCTCCCCTGAAGAGTGGAAATGCCTGGATCCTGCCCAGCAGAATTTATATAAAGATGTGATGTTGGAGAACTACAGAAACCTGGTCTCCCTGGGTAAGGATAACTTTTAATACGTAATTCCTAGTACTTTATCagagtttcattttctttctttgtagaaTGTCTCTTGGGAGCTTCTGCTTTGCATTAATTAATTTTCAGTTCctttctacaagaaaaaaattgggaATTTGCTggtgtaaaaaaaaatctttaggatGTTTCATCATTGCATAAACCTTCTCTTTTCTTGAACGAATTTGTGTTCTTCACTCTAGGATAGTAGTAATTCTAGAAATTCAGTGATGtaaaatactgttttccacatCTTAAAATCCAATTTGCACCACTTATTTTTGATTCAGTAGTACTGGGTAGTGGAACTTAGAACCcgcagatttaaaatatttaagtattctAAAGATTCTGTCAGGAAACAATTTTTGGATTAAATTTCTTTATTGTACTTAGCATAGTAATAGATTGGTCATTGGAGTATCCCCAGCAATagtcatgttaattttttttttaataaaacaggttTTGTGATCTCCAACCCAGACCTGGTCACCTGTCTGGAGCAAATAAAAGAGCCCTACAACTTGAAGATACATGAGACAGCAGCCAAACCCCCAGGTAGGTGAGAGTGAATGAAGGAGAGGACACAGGCAAGGAGGCAAAAGGTCAGGAAGGAAGCCAGGCCTTCAAATGTAGTTTGGGAAACTGTgccaatgaaaataatttctgagAAGGCTGCATTTTTTCTCTTATTCACAAATAGAGTCATCTTCTGTCCTATGCTCTTAAATCTTctaagaatttcctttttttcttcagtgatCTCCATTCAAGTTTACAGGGAGAGCCAGTGTCCACTTTATCGCTTGTAAGGGGCTGCATGATCTGACTGCTGTTGCATTGCTTTTAGAGACATAGGAGTATTTGTATTATTGAAGACCTCTATgttaaagtattttttcaaatattatttttgcatCAGGCCTAAAATATGTAAGGTGAGTAGTGGACATAATGGGATTTGGTTTAGAAATCCCAGGAACACGAAGGACAGATGTTGCATCTTTTCCGCTTAGTGATTTTTAATCCTGTAGAAGTTGCAAATGTAATTCTACAAAAACTCTTAGAAGTTTATCAGAACAATAAGTATTTTtccaaacatgaaaaaaatgttattttacttcAAAATGTTATTTAGTATAAACTGAAATTTGTGATTTAAACTCTATATATTCAAATTTTCAAATTGTAATATAGTTTAAAGCACAGGttttcaaactcttggcttccctgggccacttTGGAAGAAGATTTGTCTTGGGCCacacttaaaattataaaatacacaaacaataatgatagctgatgagctaagaAACAAGAAATAGGTTTGTGAATAATTTTTGTGATACTGCAAAAAGTCCTCACACTCAAAGGATTGGATACCATTGGTTTAAAGTATCTACTCAccttctagatttttcttttttttttttttttgagacggagtcttgctctgtcaccaaggctggagtgcagtgacatgacctcggctcagtgcaacctccgccaccctgcaacctccacctcctgggttcaaacgattcttctgcctcagtctcccgagtaactgggattacgggtgcctgccacggggtttcaccatgttggccaggctggttttgaactcctgacctcaagtgatctgcccacctccgccttccaaagtgctagaattacaggcgtgagccaccacgcccagcctaactTCTAGATTTCTTAAATGCACTATGTCATTAACCAGCTTAGAACATTCCTAAGTGTATGTTAAGCTCTCATTTGTTAACCCTATTTCTTAATAAACTATTATCttataattttgtgttatttAGTAGGAAGCCTACTGGGATTCTGTCATTGAACTATAATCCATCTATGTATAGAACTAtgtgtcacacacatacacatacctatATAAGTCATATATGTGTATAGGAAATTCTCACTTAACATtgttgataggttcttggaaactaaGTAAAGCAACATATTGTTTAAGAAAACTAATTTTACCAGAGTTTAATTGATAAAAACAAGTTATGTTTAAATGGCATATAGCAACATTGTTTCATTTAAAGATGCAGTTTTCAAGAACCTATTTTGAACACTAAATGAGGACTTAGATATATGTGGGTTTGTGTGATATggatttttctgataaaattgtataactatatatttaatttgtacAATGTAATGATTTGATATGCATatacattttgaaacaaaatattgTCAAGTTGATGAACACATCTGTTACCTCACATAGATAACCATTTTTTTGGTCATAAGAATACTTAAGGTCTACTGTTGTAGCAAATTATAAGCATACATTACAGTATTACTGTAAAGACAATTGTGTTTTGCTAATCTAATGCTAATGTACATTAGCTTTCTCAGACTTACTCAACTTATAACTAAAAATTTGTACTCTTTAAACAGCATCTCCTCATATTCCCACCCTCAGGCACtaacaaccaccattctattctctgttcCTATGAGTTTACATGTTTAGATTCCCCCCATCTAACTGAGAACGTGCAGTTTctttgtgtttggcttatttcacttagcataatgtcttcaaggtctATCAATGTTGTAAATGGCTAGATTTCgttctcttttatggctgaatagtattctaatgtgtgtgtatatataaatgtttttgactattttaaacaaaactaaaatgaatatggggctgaagatatttctttgaggtactaattttatttcctttggtagTATACCCAGAGGTGGTATTCatacttccatttttattttttactgataTTTATGATGACTTTATCAATTTATATCTCACTAATGGCATACAGGATTTCCcttgtatgtatgtcttctttgtgggaaaaacaaaacaactaaccttttgcctatttttgaataGGTTATCATCATTATTGTTTTGCTTTGAATTGCAGAAGTTTCTTACACATTTTGGGTATTAACTATCAGATATATGGCttgcaaatgtttttctattttgtaggatttttttaaatgtcatttttttcctttactgtaCAGAAGCTGTTCACTTTGATGCAGTCCCactcttttgttattttcttctgttgctgTGCTTTTGATGACATACCAAATTGCCAAGACCAGTATCAACAAGgtttttccatatgttttatTCAGGAGTTTtacgttgttttttttttgtttgtttgtttgtttgtttgtttgttttaatgaggcggagtctggctctgtcgcccaggctggagtgcagtggcacgatctcggctcactgcaagctccgcctccctgggttcacacagttctcctgcctcagcctcccgagtagctgggactacaggcgcccgccatcacacccggctaatttttttgtatttttagtagagacgggggtttcaccgtgttagccaggatggtctcgatctcctgacctcatgatccgcccgcctcggcctcccaaagtgctgggattacaggcgtgagccactgcgcccggccagttttacGCTTTTATgtcttgcatttaagtcttttattttgagttaattttggggTGTAgtataagaaaattttatttatggtataatctaattttattcttttgcttgtggatatccaatttttttGGTACCATGTATTGACAAGACTATACTTTCTGCATTGTATATTTTTG includes the following:
- the LOC135970857 gene encoding uncharacterized protein; translated protein: MAGAVPLMSPVCSHELCVLTGPPSHSEKGKVGTGPRTTAPPTRFPRTAGVFPVSSSPHSPGKVRGCGRRAERGGLQAGQSRPAGTDRSPGPSPEGTEDRALSGGSGDSVHRLCPAAAISRRCR